The following are encoded in a window of Cystobacter ferrugineus genomic DNA:
- a CDS encoding imm11 family protein, whose protein sequence is MAQRYFELTEDMTRPDRWLLGDPIDEQGKEVRGRQFRRGERTHVEGRLRVPVYHPGTPLDFTCVDTGGFPVVSEKVARVLAEVAPGDVQLFPVEVESRPEPYFLLNVARLVKCIDDGACAEVSYWTPEDGRPDKVGQYRAVYGMRIDPSKVSDARVFRTWGYAGTLLVAEDVKEALERTGATGLKFTEVTGPSPISEEERAYKQRCNELLDPPPAARRAAWKTLGTLDELAVAPRAICYEWPGHRRDWAIIHREVGRLLLVSEGLSDPFIARLEPSVGFGLELALETEPTELPLDAIEGSWPYILLERISREVVAHEHVRERAKVGLVTLEVAGAGMPASLVTTGGRVGVLLGQESRSLPRLFPTPFGDVRLVAVKALLPAELGYVLKHGSKGMDELARRFAENGEEHLSRAWRRSVV, encoded by the coding sequence ATGGCGCAGCGGTACTTCGAGCTGACCGAGGACATGACCCGCCCGGATCGCTGGTTGCTGGGCGACCCCATCGACGAGCAGGGGAAGGAAGTTCGCGGGCGGCAGTTCAGGCGGGGAGAGCGCACCCACGTGGAGGGTCGCCTTCGAGTCCCTGTCTACCATCCTGGCACCCCGCTCGACTTCACGTGTGTCGACACGGGGGGCTTCCCCGTCGTCTCCGAAAAGGTGGCCCGTGTCCTGGCCGAGGTGGCTCCAGGCGACGTCCAGCTCTTCCCCGTGGAGGTGGAGTCGCGGCCCGAGCCCTACTTCCTGCTCAACGTCGCGCGCCTGGTGAAGTGTATCGATGATGGTGCTTGCGCCGAGGTCTCGTACTGGACGCCGGAGGATGGGCGGCCCGACAAGGTGGGTCAGTACCGGGCTGTGTATGGCATGCGCATCGACCCGTCCAAGGTGAGCGACGCCAGGGTATTTCGGACCTGGGGATATGCAGGAACCCTGCTCGTCGCCGAGGACGTGAAGGAGGCCCTCGAGCGCACGGGCGCCACGGGGCTGAAGTTCACGGAAGTCACCGGCCCCAGCCCCATCAGCGAGGAGGAACGCGCCTACAAGCAAAGGTGTAACGAGCTTCTGGACCCCCCTCCTGCGGCCCGACGCGCAGCGTGGAAGACGCTCGGCACGTTGGACGAGCTGGCCGTCGCCCCCAGGGCCATCTGCTACGAATGGCCGGGCCACCGGCGGGATTGGGCCATCATCCATCGGGAGGTAGGGCGCCTCCTCCTCGTCTCCGAGGGTCTCTCGGACCCCTTCATTGCCCGTCTGGAGCCCTCCGTTGGCTTCGGCTTGGAGCTCGCCTTGGAGACGGAGCCGACGGAGCTTCCCCTCGATGCCATCGAGGGAAGCTGGCCCTACATCCTGCTGGAGCGAATCTCGAGGGAGGTGGTGGCCCACGAGCACGTGCGAGAGAGGGCCAAGGTGGGCCTCGTCACGCTGGAGGTGGCGGGGGCGGGCATGCCCGCGTCCCTCGTTACCACGGGGGGGCGCGTGGGGGTGCTGCTCGGCCAGGAGTCGCGCTCACTGCCAAGGCTGTTTCCCACCCCATTCGGCGACGTGCGGCTCGTCGCCGTCAAGGCTCTGCTGCCCGCGGAGCTGGGATATGTGTTGAAGCACGGCTCGAAGGGCATGGACGAACTGGCGCGGCGCTTCGCGGAGAATGGTGAAGAGCACCTGTCTCGGGCCTGGCGGCGTTCCGTGGTGTAG
- the fliB gene encoding flagellin lysine-N-methylase encodes MPTELTLPRYMTRFRCIAERCEDTCCAGLKIPVSPSDARRMQPALAAHPAQAEHLRRCTGAEQDGGAGQTPFLPMHPDGTCAFLDPQRMCSLQRDHGEGALPDVCATFPRVVTARDGHWELSGSLACPEVVRLSLLAEDAMRPESLPFPSPLIPRPEAVRHLSRDPEEGYSFHAEPVREALLRVLDREEHPLATRLALLGQLAYAVDDFYFRGTDAFRGETRAGAEARLSEALQRFDSPEAREAVHREFSGLALPGGPCVGLFTQVVKARMAARGGRVREWGRSVLESLGLEVGGPEELDAAWSLYTQRWHALNAAQGPRLARYFHHYVAHFLWRTSFTEFPSLLAYVFRLALRVGLVRLMLMGHPKVVALLQEPSALETPEPLELAVVETVQTVAKHVEQSPEFISLTEGLAGTGRGAQTLGKVLVFASF; translated from the coding sequence ATGCCCACCGAGCTCACCCTGCCGCGCTACATGACGCGCTTCCGCTGCATCGCGGAGCGCTGTGAGGACACCTGCTGCGCGGGCTTGAAGATCCCCGTGAGCCCGTCCGATGCGCGGAGGATGCAACCCGCCCTGGCGGCCCATCCGGCCCAGGCGGAGCACCTGCGCCGGTGCACGGGAGCGGAGCAAGACGGCGGCGCCGGGCAGACGCCCTTCCTGCCGATGCACCCGGATGGCACCTGCGCCTTCCTCGACCCCCAGCGGATGTGCTCGCTCCAGCGCGACCATGGAGAGGGCGCGCTGCCGGATGTCTGCGCCACCTTTCCGCGCGTCGTCACCGCGCGGGACGGGCACTGGGAACTCTCCGGCTCGCTGGCCTGTCCCGAGGTGGTGCGCTTGAGCCTGCTCGCGGAGGACGCGATGCGGCCCGAGTCCCTGCCCTTCCCCTCGCCCCTCATCCCCCGCCCCGAGGCGGTCAGGCACCTGAGCCGCGACCCGGAGGAGGGATACTCCTTCCATGCCGAGCCCGTCCGCGAGGCGCTGCTTCGGGTGCTGGATCGGGAGGAGCACCCGCTCGCCACCCGGCTCGCCCTGCTCGGGCAGCTCGCCTACGCGGTGGATGACTTCTACTTCCGGGGAACGGACGCCTTTCGAGGGGAGACCCGCGCCGGGGCCGAGGCCCGCTTGAGCGAGGCCCTCCAACGCTTCGACTCCCCGGAGGCGCGCGAGGCGGTGCATCGGGAGTTCAGCGGACTGGCCTTGCCCGGTGGCCCCTGCGTGGGCCTGTTCACTCAGGTGGTGAAGGCACGCATGGCGGCTCGGGGAGGACGCGTCCGGGAGTGGGGGCGGAGCGTCCTGGAGTCACTCGGACTGGAGGTAGGGGGGCCGGAGGAGCTGGACGCGGCCTGGAGCCTCTACACGCAACGGTGGCACGCCCTGAACGCGGCGCAGGGCCCGCGGCTCGCCCGGTATTTCCACCACTACGTCGCCCACTTCCTCTGGCGCACGTCGTTCACCGAGTTCCCGAGCCTGCTCGCGTACGTGTTCCGTCTGGCATTGCGGGTGGGACTCGTCCGCTTGATGCTCATGGGGCATCCCAAGGTCGTGGCACTCCTCCAGGAGCCCTCGGCCCTCGAGACACCGGAGCCTCTGGAGTTGGCGGTGGTGGAGACCGTGCAGACCGTGGCCAAGCACGTGGAGCAGTCCCCGGAATTCATCTCACTCACCGAGGGGCTCGCGGGGACGGGACGCGGCGCGCAGACCCTGGGCAAGGTGCTCGTCTTCGCCTCGTTCTGA